The following coding sequences lie in one Pontibacter sp. G13 genomic window:
- a CDS encoding DUF2723 domain-containing protein — protein MSYQRINNLTGWAVFAISLLVYLLTMAPTASFWDCGEFIACANELEVTHPPGAPLFLMMGRIFAMLALDPTEIAFMVNFMSALAGAFTATFTCWITTTLAKKTLVNHESTGQTRTFLIMAAGFLAGLACTFADSVWFNSVEAEVYSMSSFFTAIVVWLIFKWEERADEPDHLRWLILIAYIMGLSIGVHLLNLLTIPALAMVYYFRKHEVTWKGVFITLGISVAVLAFIQYGIIQYTFSIAWGFEQLFTGTINRAGTQESGWGLPMGTGSLVFATLLFGTIIAGLWWSYRNRKVILHTSLLALSVIMIGFSSYAMIFIRSGVNPPIDMNNPENILTFLSYMKREQYGDRPLLRGPLYNGQIKRDSRGYPVEEDLGMKYIVVDGSAKYVEDVPRTKYEYRDKDIVWFPRMYEPGRYNSGPFGYRNYVKDLGQDPNNPNDDRPTKGEDIRFFFEYQLYHMYIRYFLWNFVGRESDIQEARWESGLEPASISPSRYTPEQRDNKGKNHFFFLPLLFGMLGLIWQATTSKKDAAIIGMLFFFTGVAIVIYLNQYPAQPRERDYSYAGSFQTFCIWIGLGVLFLYDLLKKYLGGATQYAAAGLVFLAPLLMAVQGWDDHTRKGRWIDIEFAKNLLDSCEKDGILFTGGDNDTFPLWYVQEVEGYRTDVRVVNLELLISDWYIDQMKDQKNDSPPLPISMEKAEYAGERNIVIRNFRPHQLAFPVDRNELVTNGVISTEQAAYADSAMVWDFKGRGGQVKYLLRKDSVMANIVYNVANDGWKRPIYFANTMNQSNFLNLQDYLRTEGLAYRLVPIKKSKQTPNDPYFGWVDLPRSFELFTQTFKYTDLDNPHVNFDEHIRNVIIGNYRNTIFRICDAYANRIVSLQSMMVNTANQDSLAVPFDPAKARQEIVESQQRISELMDLMSTRIPPSVIRKPLALRMTEIPMLEKAGMQQEFLEATEETLEAAIEELRSLVAMNVNLTPNNLPLRACLIAIQYYESLGMTERAEALAQTIQAETNLSIGFELLQQMRQQ, from the coding sequence ATGAGTTACCAGCGTATCAATAATTTGACTGGATGGGCGGTATTTGCCATTTCCCTCCTCGTCTATCTCCTCACCATGGCACCGACCGCCTCCTTCTGGGACTGTGGAGAATTCATCGCCTGTGCCAATGAACTGGAAGTGACTCACCCACCCGGTGCGCCTCTGTTCTTGATGATGGGTCGGATCTTTGCCATGCTGGCACTTGACCCTACTGAAATTGCCTTCATGGTGAATTTCATGAGCGCATTGGCAGGAGCCTTTACCGCCACATTCACTTGCTGGATCACCACTACCTTGGCCAAAAAGACACTTGTCAATCATGAATCTACCGGACAGACCCGGACATTCCTGATTATGGCAGCTGGGTTTCTCGCAGGATTGGCTTGTACATTTGCTGACTCAGTGTGGTTCAACTCTGTCGAAGCGGAGGTTTATTCGATGTCTTCCTTTTTCACCGCGATTGTGGTGTGGCTCATTTTCAAATGGGAAGAACGGGCAGACGAACCCGATCATCTGCGCTGGTTGATCCTGATCGCCTACATCATGGGTCTTTCCATTGGGGTCCACCTCTTGAATTTGCTGACCATTCCCGCGTTGGCAATGGTTTATTATTTCCGCAAGCACGAAGTCACTTGGAAAGGAGTATTCATCACATTGGGGATTTCCGTGGCAGTTCTGGCATTCATCCAGTACGGCATCATTCAATACACCTTTAGCATCGCTTGGGGATTCGAGCAGCTATTCACAGGTACAATCAATCGTGCCGGTACGCAAGAATCTGGTTGGGGATTGCCGATGGGTACGGGTTCTCTGGTATTTGCGACCCTCCTATTCGGAACCATCATTGCAGGCCTTTGGTGGAGTTACCGAAACCGGAAGGTCATTTTGCATACTTCCTTATTGGCACTGTCGGTCATCATGATCGGATTTTCCTCCTACGCAATGATCTTCATTCGCTCTGGGGTGAATCCTCCGATTGACATGAACAATCCCGAAAATATCCTCACCTTCCTCAGCTATATGAAACGTGAGCAATACGGCGATCGCCCGTTGCTCAGAGGCCCGCTTTACAATGGGCAAATCAAACGAGACAGTCGAGGATATCCGGTTGAGGAAGATTTGGGAATGAAATACATCGTGGTGGATGGATCGGCCAAATATGTCGAGGATGTTCCCCGCACCAAATATGAATACCGCGACAAGGACATCGTGTGGTTTCCGCGCATGTATGAGCCCGGAAGGTACAATTCAGGTCCATTTGGCTATCGGAACTATGTCAAAGACTTAGGGCAAGATCCCAATAATCCCAATGACGACCGCCCCACAAAAGGGGAAGACATTCGCTTCTTCTTCGAGTATCAGCTCTATCACATGTATATCCGGTACTTCCTGTGGAATTTCGTGGGAAGGGAGAGCGATATTCAAGAGGCCCGCTGGGAATCAGGGCTTGAACCTGCCAGTATTTCTCCCAGCAGATACACGCCCGAGCAGCGAGACAACAAAGGCAAAAACCACTTCTTCTTCCTTCCACTGCTATTTGGTATGCTCGGTTTGATCTGGCAGGCTACCACGAGCAAAAAAGACGCAGCCATCATCGGGATGCTATTTTTCTTCACTGGCGTCGCGATTGTCATTTACCTCAATCAATATCCCGCACAGCCTCGGGAGCGAGATTATTCCTATGCGGGCTCCTTCCAGACCTTCTGTATTTGGATCGGATTGGGCGTTTTATTCCTTTATGATCTCCTAAAGAAATACCTCGGAGGAGCGACCCAATACGCGGCGGCCGGCTTGGTATTCCTCGCACCCCTGCTGATGGCTGTTCAAGGTTGGGATGATCACACGAGAAAAGGCCGTTGGATCGATATCGAATTTGCCAAAAACCTGCTCGACAGCTGCGAAAAGGATGGAATTCTATTCACTGGAGGGGACAATGATACCTTCCCGCTTTGGTACGTGCAGGAAGTCGAGGGATATCGTACTGACGTGCGAGTAGTGAATCTGGAGCTCCTGATCTCTGATTGGTACATCGATCAAATGAAAGATCAGAAAAATGATTCCCCACCCCTGCCGATTTCCATGGAAAAAGCGGAGTACGCCGGTGAACGCAATATTGTCATCCGCAATTTCCGCCCTCATCAGCTTGCATTTCCGGTAGATAGAAACGAGCTGGTGACCAATGGCGTCATTTCGACCGAACAGGCAGCCTACGCAGATAGCGCCATGGTTTGGGATTTCAAGGGTCGCGGTGGTCAGGTAAAATATCTTCTGCGCAAAGACTCTGTGATGGCCAACATCGTGTACAATGTGGCAAATGACGGTTGGAAACGTCCGATCTACTTTGCCAACACCATGAATCAGTCCAATTTCCTCAACCTGCAGGACTATCTCCGCACAGAAGGATTGGCCTACCGACTCGTACCCATCAAGAAATCCAAGCAGACGCCCAACGATCCATACTTTGGCTGGGTGGATTTGCCGAGATCCTTTGAGCTGTTTACCCAGACGTTCAAATACACGGACCTCGACAATCCCCATGTCAATTTCGATGAACACATTCGAAACGTCATCATCGGAAATTATCGGAATACCATTTTTCGGATTTGTGATGCTTATGCCAATCGGATTGTCTCGCTTCAATCTATGATGGTCAATACAGCCAATCAGGATAGCTTGGCCGTTCCTTTTGATCCAGCAAAAGCGCGGCAAGAAATTGTAGAATCCCAACAGCGCATCAGTGAATTAATGGATCTCATGTCCACCAGAATTCCCCCTTCAGTCATTCGTAAGCCGTTGGCACTCCGCATGACTGAAATTCCGATGCTTGAAAAAGCAGGGATGCAGCAAGAATTTCTAGAGGCTACCGAAGAAACGCTTGAAGCCGCGATAGAAGAATTGAGATCTCTGGTGGCAATGAATGTCAATTTGACTCCGAATAATCTGCCGCTTCGGGCCTGCTTGATCGCGATCCAATACTACGAAAGTCTCGGAATGACAGAGCGTGCAGAAGCACTTGCCCAAACCATCCAAGCTGAAACCAACCTGTCGATTGGGTTTGAATTGTTGCAACAGATGCGGCAGCAATAA
- the rlmB gene encoding 23S rRNA (guanosine(2251)-2'-O)-methyltransferase RlmB: MSEKQASEKSDKRIIFGMHPIVEALENGKPLEKIMLKKGVSPDRVADVRKLAAKAEIPIQYVPDEKLYKLSKTDRHQGAVAFISAIEYQPLEETLIAIQDQDETPLVVMLDGVTDVRNFGAIARSAECLGAHAIIVPRTGAAPANGVALKTSAGALHHIPVCRVNHLVDAIMMLQSYGIKTIACSEKSEKTIYQTDFIEPTCLIMGSEEKGVSGSILKRVDGRCSIPMMGAISSLNVSVAAGIILSEVARQRFNQ; encoded by the coding sequence ATGAGCGAAAAGCAAGCGTCAGAAAAATCTGACAAGCGAATTATATTTGGCATGCATCCCATTGTGGAAGCCCTCGAAAACGGCAAACCCTTGGAAAAGATCATGCTCAAAAAAGGGGTTTCTCCTGACCGAGTTGCCGATGTGCGTAAACTCGCAGCCAAGGCTGAAATTCCGATCCAATACGTTCCTGACGAGAAATTGTATAAACTCTCCAAAACCGATCGGCACCAAGGGGCAGTCGCCTTCATTTCTGCGATCGAGTACCAACCGTTGGAAGAGACCTTGATTGCGATTCAGGATCAAGATGAAACTCCATTGGTCGTAATGCTTGACGGCGTGACCGATGTTCGCAATTTTGGGGCAATTGCTCGATCTGCTGAATGCTTGGGGGCACATGCCATCATCGTTCCCCGTACCGGCGCGGCTCCTGCTAATGGCGTAGCATTGAAAACTTCAGCAGGAGCCTTGCATCACATCCCTGTTTGCCGAGTCAACCATTTGGTCGATGCCATCATGATGTTGCAATCCTATGGGATCAAGACTATCGCCTGTTCCGAGAAATCAGAGAAGACCATTTACCAGACAGATTTCATCGAGCCGACCTGCTTGATTATGGGATCAGAGGAAAAAGGGGTTTCCGGCAGCATTCTCAAGCGTGTTGACGGCAGGTGTTCTATCCCCATGATGGGTGCGATTTCGTCATTGAACGTATCGGTTGCAGCGGGGATCATTCTCTCCGAAGTCGCTCGGCAGCGGTTTAACCAATAA